A single region of the Salinibacter sp. 10B genome encodes:
- the dinB gene encoding DNA polymerase IV, which translates to MERQAGYNTEQDGEDSHRRIVHVDMDAFYAAIEQRDFPEKYAGEPIAVGGTPPRGVVQTASYEARPYGVRSAQAAVEADRKCPDLIFVSPRMDVYKEESQSIRKILYSYTDLVEPLSLDEAYLDVTEPKKGPRSGTLIARRIRREIFEKTGLTASAGVGPSKFVAKVASDRDKPDGLTVVTPEEQMAFIAELPIEDFHGIGPVTAEKMKEMGIQAGKDLQKRPERELRKRFGKRGTHFKKLAMGEDDRPVKPNRERKSVGAERTFREDISDPEEMVRRLETIAEKVERRLQGAGPEGGPARGRTVTLKLKSHEHQISTRQTTLERAVSEKKELFALAERLLHRPRPPAEPVRLLGLSVSSLTSSTSRAGEQLELEFP; encoded by the coding sequence ATGGAAAGGCAGGCAGGCTACAATACGGAACAGGATGGAGAAGACAGCCATCGGCGCATCGTTCACGTAGACATGGACGCGTTCTATGCGGCCATAGAGCAACGGGACTTCCCAGAGAAGTACGCAGGCGAGCCGATTGCGGTTGGAGGAACGCCTCCCCGCGGCGTCGTCCAGACCGCCAGCTACGAGGCACGGCCGTACGGGGTGCGTTCGGCCCAGGCGGCCGTAGAGGCAGACCGAAAGTGCCCAGATCTTATCTTCGTTTCTCCGCGAATGGACGTCTACAAGGAGGAGTCCCAGTCCATCAGGAAGATCCTCTACAGCTACACCGATCTTGTCGAACCGCTCTCTTTAGATGAGGCCTACCTCGACGTCACTGAGCCGAAGAAAGGACCCCGCTCGGGCACGCTGATTGCCCGGCGCATTCGAAGGGAGATCTTCGAGAAGACCGGCCTTACGGCGTCCGCTGGCGTCGGTCCCAGCAAGTTCGTCGCTAAGGTCGCCTCTGACCGAGACAAGCCCGACGGGCTCACGGTGGTGACCCCGGAAGAGCAGATGGCCTTCATTGCGGAGCTCCCAATTGAGGATTTCCATGGCATCGGGCCCGTCACAGCCGAGAAAATGAAAGAGATGGGCATCCAGGCGGGAAAAGATCTGCAAAAGCGGCCTGAGCGAGAGCTCAGAAAACGCTTCGGGAAGCGGGGCACTCACTTCAAAAAGCTGGCGATGGGGGAAGACGACCGGCCCGTAAAGCCCAACCGCGAGCGAAAGTCCGTCGGAGCCGAGCGCACGTTTAGAGAAGATATTTCCGACCCTGAGGAAATGGTTCGCAGACTGGAGACAATCGCAGAGAAGGTCGAGAGGCGCTTGCAGGGGGCCGGACCGGAGGGAGGACCTGCTCGTGGCCGCACCGTCACCTTGAAACTAAAGTCCCACGAGCACCAGATCAGCACCCGGCAAACCACGCTCGAGCGGGCAGTATCAGAAAAGAAGGAGCTCTTCGCCCTCGCCGAGCGGCTTCTCCACAGGCCGCGCCCACCAGCTGAGCCTGTTCGGCTCTTGGGCCTCAGTGTCTCGTCACTCACCAGCTCCACGTCCCGCGCAGGCGAACAGTTGGAGTTGGAGTTTCCTTGA
- a CDS encoding ArsA-related P-loop ATPase codes for MAVDLARRGEEVLLTTTDPAAHISDAVGNDALPNLEVSAIDPEEATRRYRDSVLKTKGKDLDPEVRELLEEDLRSPCTKEVAVFRAFAREISTARRQFVVMDTAPTGHTLLLLDTTGSYHREVMRTSEVEAGRITKPLMRLQDPDHTKMLLVTLPETTPILEAKQMQDDLERVHAEGPQVEPVQEEYAERTALAPWMPEEPVGPECLQALARGATEPIQVGA; via the coding sequence CACCGACCCGGCCGCCCATATCTCCGACGCGGTCGGGAATGACGCGCTTCCCAATCTGGAGGTCAGTGCCATCGATCCCGAGGAGGCCACGCGCCGGTACCGCGATAGCGTCCTCAAGACGAAGGGCAAAGACCTTGATCCAGAGGTGCGGGAGCTCTTGGAGGAAGACCTGCGCTCGCCCTGCACGAAGGAGGTAGCGGTCTTCCGCGCATTTGCCCGCGAGATTAGCACGGCCCGGCGCCAGTTCGTGGTGATGGACACCGCACCGACGGGCCACACGCTCCTTCTTCTCGACACGACCGGCTCCTACCACCGCGAGGTGATGCGCACGAGTGAGGTCGAGGCGGGCCGCATCACCAAGCCCCTCATGCGCCTGCAGGATCCCGACCACACGAAGATGCTGTTGGTGACGCTGCCGGAGACGACGCCGATCCTCGAAGCGAAGCAGATGCAGGACGACCTGGAGCGCGTCCACGCCGAGGGGCCGCAGGTCGAGCCCGTGCAGGAGGAGTACGCCGAGCGCACGGCCCTCGCGCCCTGGATGCCCGAGGAGCCGGTGGGACCCGAGTGCCTGCAGGCCCTGGCTCGCGGCGCTACCGAGCCGATACAGGTCGGCGCGTAA
- a CDS encoding DUF4113 domain-containing protein, with protein sequence MAVVDQVNAKHGKGTIQVAASSVPEEGEWTMKCR encoded by the coding sequence ATGGCAGTCGTCGACCAGGTCAATGCCAAGCACGGAAAGGGCACCATTCAGGTCGCAGCCAGCAGCGTGCCGGAAGAAGGAGAATGGACCATGAAATGCAGGTAG